A single region of the Changchengzhania lutea genome encodes:
- a CDS encoding SRPBCC family protein gives MNYQNNQLIKSSQEKAFNAVLSHIPLWWGKIDNINLQKVGDQFSIFFEENTVWKFEITKISPNKEIRWKCIEAYHIITGLDDIETEWLNTELIWKFSESDTKNQILLSFEHKGLSPQLNCYEACNNGWNYFVGSLKLLLETGKGTPNIVE, from the coding sequence ATGAACTATCAAAACAATCAATTAATAAAATCAAGTCAAGAAAAAGCATTTAATGCTGTATTGAGTCATATTCCGCTATGGTGGGGCAAAATAGACAATATTAATCTTCAAAAAGTCGGCGATCAATTCTCAATATTCTTTGAGGAAAACACAGTTTGGAAGTTTGAAATAACCAAAATAAGTCCTAATAAAGAGATTAGATGGAAATGTATTGAAGCATACCATATTATTACAGGTCTTGATGATATTGAAACCGAGTGGCTAAATACCGAGCTTATTTGGAAATTCTCTGAATCGGATACCAAAAATCAAATCCTTTTGTCTTTCGAACACAAAGGACTTTCACCTCAATTAAACTGCTATGAGGCTTGTAATAATGGCTGGAATTATTTTGTAGGAAGCTTGAAGTTATTACTCGAAACTGGCAAAGGAACTCCAAATATTGTTGAATAA
- a CDS encoding winged helix-turn-helix transcriptional regulator: MKELKSDCPVNQYLEVFGDKWTLLIIRDLMFVGKRYFRELLSSEEGIATNILADRLNKLEESGIVVKTDDPNHKQKNIYTLTKAGIDLMPIMIEMAAWSVNHRTVNDNDKAHVKDISDPELNYQKKRKKELELELEKVTG; the protein is encoded by the coding sequence ATGAAAGAATTAAAATCTGATTGTCCAGTAAATCAATATCTTGAAGTATTTGGTGATAAATGGACTTTATTGATAATAAGAGATTTAATGTTTGTTGGTAAACGCTATTTTAGAGAATTGTTAAGCTCTGAAGAAGGGATTGCTACTAATATTTTAGCCGATAGATTGAATAAATTAGAAGAGTCTGGTATTGTCGTTAAAACCGACGACCCAAACCACAAACAAAAAAATATTTACACCTTAACTAAGGCTGGCATAGATTTAATGCCCATAATGATTGAAATGGCTGCTTGGTCTGTTAATCATCGGACAGTAAACGATAATGATAAAGCACATGTAAAGGACATCTCTGACCCTGAATTGAATTACCAAAAAAAGCGGAAGAAAGAACTTGAACTTGAGTTAGAGAAAGTTACTGGATAG